In one window of Macadamia integrifolia cultivar HAES 741 chromosome 2, SCU_Mint_v3, whole genome shotgun sequence DNA:
- the LOC122060451 gene encoding probable E3 ubiquitin-protein ligase RHY1A: MAGMLPGVECARRRRIHQGGGWIESQSKVGNGRTRRSAFCLYASNGHESHLSSSSSSSSLQRNTTNQSFQDEKLGGVAREAKERLDERLRAQKKPEIKRQSRKEMIGICENGGKSSGTVVLGDFPTEVFGSKKTTTSYNSKRFISWAKLGWRVSDHDECAVCLERFKDGETLLHLLCAHRFHSRCLAPWLENSSHCPCCRLRILI; encoded by the exons ATGGCTGGAATGCTTCCTGGTGTGGAATGTGCCCGAAGGAGACGAATCCATCAAGGAGGAGGGTGGATTGAATCACAGAGCAAAGTGGGTAATGGTCGAACAAGGCGCTCAGCTTTCTGTCTCTACGCAAGCAACGGCCATGAATCTCATCTAAGTTCATCAAGTTCATCATCCTCTCTG CAAAGAAACACAACAAACCAGAGCTTCCAAGATGAGAAATTGGGAGGAGTGGCTAGAGAAGCCAAGGAAAGACTAGATGAGAGGTTGAGAGCACAAAAGAAACCAGAAATCAAAAG GCAGAGCAGGAAAGAGATGATTGGAATATGTGAGAATGGTGGGAAGAGTTCAGGTACTGTTGTCCTTGGAGATTTTCCAACAGAGGTGTTTGGATCGAAGAAGACGACTACTTCGTATAATTCCAAAAGATTCATCAGCTGGGCAAAGTTGGGGTGGAGGGTATCAGATCACGACGAGTGTGCAGTGTGCTTGGAAAGGTTCAAGGATGGGGAGACCCTTCTGCACTTGCTTTGTGCTCATAGGTTCCATTCCAGGTGTTTGGCTCCGTGGCTGGAAAACAGCTCTCACTGCCCTTGTTGTCGATTGAGAATCCTAATTTAG